Proteins encoded within one genomic window of Acidimicrobiales bacterium:
- a CDS encoding polyprenyl synthetase family protein: MASVSPSATGVSPNSLLDLPGMADALARTEAELRTVVESDEPFLTEVARHLIDAGGKRVRPALTVTAAHALDPEPGTATTDVVRAGVAVELVHQGSLYHDDVMDAAETRRTVQSVNARWGNLEAILAGDYLLARASEIAADLGPEVAGLLASTI, translated from the coding sequence GTGGCTTCAGTATCCCCATCGGCGACCGGCGTGTCTCCGAACAGCCTCCTGGACCTACCCGGGATGGCCGACGCTCTGGCTCGCACCGAAGCCGAGTTACGAACCGTGGTCGAATCCGATGAGCCCTTCCTGACCGAAGTAGCCCGTCACCTAATCGACGCTGGCGGCAAACGGGTACGACCGGCCCTGACCGTGACCGCCGCCCATGCACTGGACCCCGAGCCGGGCACAGCCACGACTGACGTCGTGCGGGCCGGTGTAGCCGTCGAGTTGGTCCACCAGGGGTCCCTGTACCACGACGACGTCATGGACGCCGCTGAGACCCGACGGACTGTCCAGAGCGTAAACGCCCGCTGGGGCAACCTTGAGGCCATCCTGGCCGGCGACTACCTACTGGCCCGGGCCTCGGAGATCGCGGCGGATCTGGGTCCTGAGGTGGCCGGACTGCTGGCCTCGACTATC